One segment of Nostoc flagelliforme CCNUN1 DNA contains the following:
- a CDS encoding Uma2 family endonuclease, producing the protein MSVAKSASLTLEEFLKLPETKPASLYIDGEIILKPMPKTRHSRLQAKLIDGINEVIEKRQIAYAFPELRCTFGGRSIVPDVAVIRWQQIEFDDNGEPVDDVLIAPNWTIEILSPDQSSNRVTSNILHCLKYGCQLGWLIDPDDRSVLVFQPHQQPEFCDKGDSLPVLDGVDLKLTVEQLFGWLKMKTE; encoded by the coding sequence ATGAGTGTTGCAAAATCTGCATCTCTAACCCTAGAGGAGTTTCTGAAGTTACCAGAAACAAAGCCTGCAAGCCTTTATATTGATGGTGAGATTATCCTAAAACCAATGCCGAAAACCCGCCACTCCCGACTTCAGGCTAAGTTGATTGATGGAATTAATGAAGTCATAGAAAAGAGGCAAATCGCTTATGCTTTTCCAGAGTTGCGTTGTACTTTTGGTGGTCGGTCAATTGTTCCAGATGTGGCGGTTATCCGTTGGCAACAAATTGAGTTTGACGATAACGGAGAGCCTGTAGATGATGTGCTAATTGCTCCGAACTGGACAATTGAAATTCTCTCTCCAGATCAGAGTTCCAATCGAGTTACCAGCAATATCTTACACTGCTTAAAATATGGTTGTCAGTTGGGATGGTTGATTGATCCCGATGACCGCTCAGTTCTCGTTTTTCAACCACATCAACAACCAGAATTTTGTGATAAAGGAGATAGCTTGCCTGTTCTAGATGGTGTTGATTTAAAATTGACAGTAGAACAGCTATTTGGTTGGTTAAAGATGAAAACAGAGTGA
- a CDS encoding lysozyme inhibitor LprI family protein, with amino-acid sequence MRQLLLVLAGMVTLSTLNTPTVTIAGTTPDLREMRLVQKLNCNNPQTQTAINECAKLSYQRADKKLNQAYQQLLPTLETSRKQKLIAAQLAWIKFRDTNCEFERSKYEGGSIASSIYSGCLENTTKLRTQELQEFLKSDP; translated from the coding sequence ATGCGTCAATTATTACTAGTTTTAGCAGGTATGGTAACTCTCAGCACTTTAAATACTCCCACCGTGACAATAGCAGGCACAACACCCGATTTACGCGAGATGCGCTTAGTTCAAAAGCTCAACTGCAATAATCCTCAAACCCAAACAGCAATTAATGAATGTGCGAAGTTATCTTATCAAAGGGCAGATAAAAAACTGAATCAAGCCTATCAACAATTGCTACCTACCTTAGAAACATCTAGGAAACAAAAATTGATTGCTGCACAACTTGCATGGATCAAGTTCCGAGATACCAATTGTGAGTTTGAGAGAAGTAAATATGAGGGAGGAAGTATTGCCTCTAGCATTTATTCTGGTTGTCTAGAAAATACTACAAAATTACGTACCCAAGAATTACAGGAATTTCTCAAATCTGACCCTTAA
- a CDS encoding YegS/Rv2252/BmrU family lipid kinase: MNRSACLIFNPVAGQGDPDIELAEIRAILEPEIDLDIYLTTEEIDADELANAAVARGVDAIIASGGDGTLSAAATALVGTDIPFGIISRGTANAFATALGIPDTIAGACETILQGGTRHVDVAYCNDLPMVLLAGIGFEAETVELADRGAKNRFGMMAYVFAGIQQLRNLKNFDVEIETEDRIIKTSACAVTVANAAPPTSVLAQGPAGLIYDDGLLDLTIVAPANKAGAIAATFHLFQTASTGNAVERNDIGFLRAKQFKITTNPPQKVVLDGEILGETPVEIKCVPAGLNIFVPLVEEVEPTEKLEGLPNLTIEMKDTVEE; the protein is encoded by the coding sequence ATGAATCGTTCCGCCTGCCTCATTTTCAATCCAGTTGCGGGTCAGGGTGACCCAGATATAGAACTGGCAGAAATCCGGGCAATATTAGAGCCAGAAATTGACCTAGATATTTATCTCACAACTGAAGAAATCGACGCTGATGAACTGGCTAATGCAGCAGTAGCGAGGGGAGTAGATGCAATCATTGCTTCGGGGGGAGATGGCACTCTCTCGGCGGCGGCAACGGCTTTAGTGGGTACTGATATTCCATTTGGAATTATTTCTAGAGGAACAGCAAACGCTTTTGCCACAGCTTTAGGAATTCCTGACACGATCGCAGGTGCGTGTGAGACAATTTTGCAGGGAGGAACCCGCCATGTAGACGTAGCCTATTGCAACGATCTGCCAATGGTACTTTTGGCAGGTATTGGCTTTGAAGCTGAAACTGTAGAATTGGCAGACAGGGGCGCTAAGAATCGCTTTGGCATGATGGCCTACGTTTTCGCTGGAATTCAGCAACTGAGAAATTTAAAAAACTTTGATGTTGAAATTGAAACAGAAGACAGGATAATCAAAACTAGTGCCTGTGCAGTTACAGTAGCAAATGCCGCGCCTCCTACTTCAGTTTTGGCTCAAGGCCCAGCAGGTCTGATTTATGATGATGGGTTACTAGATTTGACAATTGTAGCTCCAGCTAACAAAGCAGGAGCGATCGCAGCTACATTTCATCTATTCCAAACTGCTTCTACAGGTAACGCTGTAGAACGGAATGATATTGGCTTCCTGCGAGCCAAACAATTTAAAATTACAACTAACCCACCACAAAAGGTTGTTTTAGATGGTGAAATATTGGGCGAAACACCAGTAGAAATTAAGTGTGTACCAGCAGGTTTGAACATTTTTGTGCCATTAGTAGAAGAAGTAGAGCCTACCGAAAAACTAGAGGGACTCCCTAATCTGACTATTGAGATGAAAGACACGGTAGAGGAGTGA
- a CDS encoding metallophosphoesterase, with the protein MKLVSDPAIANKIRKMNQRVRWQDPLIVERNIDQTRLVLEDGQTDNSEFSFLVVGDSGSGKHRGHNPQRKVAELMLPHHSESRFMLHTGDVIYLVGSSEYYQQNFIQPYREFLLGGEHSQRIAYDQMIFKLPILPVLGNHDYYNLPILLSLASLTTLPIRRLLRSRLDLDVGLHGSGTGEAYARAFLDYLQAFQLPGELNNHLNQYYTAKTDTGYCLSYEPGHFTRLPNRYYTFRYGGIDFFALDSNTFNDPPPLPKTKQGDADRRILEKRREDLEQEKLQIIEISAKLRPENPSEADQLDDYHAKVSQIEEIIVDIDKQLAADKTTLTDTEQLNWLKQRLIESWNNSEVRGRVIYFHHPPYVTEATKWQQAQTLIIRDRLRGVLDAVAKEIGSLTQGRPLIDLVLNGHAHCLEHLETMDTGHADSHIHWIVCGGSGFSLRRQRIEGADLMETFGNENRLVARSHLFIGRNGQGYQKRRPYSGLRIDVKGEGHPKFIVRPLVSEWYQRQWHDREFEPLII; encoded by the coding sequence TTGAAACTTGTATCTGATCCAGCGATCGCTAACAAAATCCGTAAAATGAATCAACGGGTACGGTGGCAAGATCCGTTAATTGTAGAACGGAACATCGATCAAACTCGGCTGGTGTTAGAGGATGGTCAAACAGACAATTCTGAGTTCTCATTTTTAGTTGTAGGTGATAGTGGTTCCGGCAAGCACCGGGGACACAATCCCCAGCGAAAGGTGGCTGAACTTATGTTGCCCCATCACAGCGAATCCCGTTTTATGCTGCATACCGGAGATGTGATCTATTTAGTGGGGTCGAGTGAATACTATCAGCAGAACTTCATCCAGCCTTATCGAGAGTTTCTCTTGGGGGGAGAGCATTCTCAAAGGATTGCTTATGACCAGATGATTTTTAAGCTGCCCATTTTACCTGTACTGGGAAATCATGATTACTATAACTTGCCGATTCTATTGAGCTTGGCCTCTCTGACAACATTACCCATTCGCCGCCTGTTGCGATCGCGGTTAGACCTAGATGTAGGCTTGCATGGTTCAGGAACGGGTGAAGCCTACGCACGGGCATTTCTGGACTATCTTCAGGCGTTTCAGCTTCCAGGAGAGTTAAATAATCATTTAAATCAGTATTACACAGCCAAGACAGATACAGGTTATTGTCTCAGCTATGAACCTGGACACTTTACTCGCCTTCCCAATCGCTACTACACTTTTCGCTATGGCGGTATTGATTTCTTTGCCTTGGATTCAAATACATTTAACGATCCACCACCGCTACCTAAAACCAAACAAGGCGATGCCGATCGCAGAATTTTAGAAAAACGTCGTGAAGATTTGGAGCAAGAAAAGCTGCAAATCATTGAAATCTCAGCCAAGCTTCGTCCAGAAAACCCCAGCGAAGCCGACCAATTAGACGACTACCACGCCAAGGTGTCACAAATTGAAGAAATTATTGTTGATATCGACAAGCAATTAGCTGCTGATAAAACAACGCTGACTGACACTGAACAACTAAACTGGCTTAAGCAAAGATTAATTGAATCTTGGAATAACTCTGAAGTTCGGGGAAGGGTGATTTATTTCCATCATCCACCTTATGTAACTGAAGCGACAAAGTGGCAGCAAGCACAAACTCTGATAATTCGCGATCGCCTTCGTGGTGTCCTGGATGCGGTAGCTAAAGAAATAGGTTCCCTAACTCAAGGGCGTCCTTTAATTGATTTGGTATTAAACGGTCACGCCCACTGCTTAGAACACCTGGAGACAATGGATACAGGACACGCTGATTCTCATATCCATTGGATTGTTTGTGGCGGTAGCGGGTTTAGTTTGCGACGCCAACGGATTGAGGGAGCAGATTTGATGGAAACTTTTGGAAATGAAAATAGATTAGTGGCGCGATCGCATCTCTTCATTGGTCGCAATGGTCAAGGTTATCAAAAGCGGCGACCTTACTCAGGTTTACGCATTGATGTTAAAGGCGAAGGCCATCCTAAGTTTATTGTCCGTCCCTTAGTTTCCGAATGGTATCAGAGGCAATGGCATGATCGTGAATTTGAGCCGTTGATTATCTAA
- a CDS encoding CAAD domain-containing protein — METEQQQRESINASLSQGTLALEGTDTANLPKLPPAPEPESQWQQISRQVSQFLEQLPEYLGSFFKNYKQPLTTVGLILAAIVTAKIVLAVLDAINDIPLLSPTFELIGISYATWFTSRYLLKASTRQELADEIQSLKNQFVGE; from the coding sequence ATGGAAACTGAACAACAGCAACGTGAATCCATCAATGCCTCTTTATCACAAGGCACGCTAGCGCTTGAAGGTACAGATACTGCAAACTTGCCAAAGTTACCACCAGCACCTGAACCGGAATCTCAATGGCAGCAAATTAGTAGACAAGTTTCTCAATTTTTGGAGCAATTGCCCGAATACTTAGGTAGCTTTTTTAAGAACTACAAGCAGCCTTTAACAACAGTTGGTTTGATTTTGGCCGCGATTGTTACAGCCAAGATAGTCTTAGCAGTACTGGATGCAATCAATGATATTCCATTACTATCACCGACTTTTGAGTTAATTGGAATTAGTTATGCCACTTGGTTTACTTCCCGTTATCTACTGAAGGCTTCAACCCGGCAAGAATTAGCCGACGAAATTCAATCACTGAAAAACCAATTTGTGGGCGAATAA
- a CDS encoding BON domain-containing protein has translation MQKLTPFLISCLLVFGVAACDNASKTAESAPDPSEAPTAPTAQTTQAAQQDAQSEVRRRQLDADIRAREQRNNVTGGDTDRATGDLSSQVRSKLEANIPKGQLTVEAAEDGTVTVAGTVNNQQELAKIERLAKEIKGVKAVVVTATVAPPTR, from the coding sequence ATGCAAAAGCTAACTCCCTTCTTAATTAGTTGTCTTCTAGTTTTTGGTGTTGCAGCTTGTGATAACGCTTCTAAAACAGCTGAATCTGCACCCGATCCTAGTGAAGCACCAACCGCACCAACCGCACAAACAACACAAGCTGCTCAACAAGACGCTCAAAGTGAAGTTCGCAGAAGACAACTTGATGCTGATATTCGCGCCCGCGAACAGCGAAATAATGTCACTGGTGGCGATACAGACAGAGCTACAGGAGATCTATCAAGTCAAGTTCGCTCCAAGCTGGAGGCAAACATACCCAAGGGTCAACTAACAGTTGAAGCAGCAGAAGATGGAACTGTCACTGTTGCCGGAACTGTGAACAATCAGCAGGAATTAGCTAAGATTGAACGTTTAGCTAAGGAAATTAAAGGTGTCAAAGCTGTAGTTGTTACAGCAACAGTTGCCCCACCAACCAGGTAA
- a CDS encoding histidine kinase, with protein MVVGVHKRGVGVFSHRRDVEHALHELKKVGFDMNRVSVITQDGDRDDISGAEVRDHVGDKSDEGAKVGAATGGALGGLTGLLVGLGTLAIPGLGPIMLAGAAATTLATTLAGAGIGAVAGSLLGALVGLGIPEERARVYDERVRRGHYLVIIDGTDTEIARAEAILHQGGVEEFGIYDNPDARNTNADYVAPTSNVAHSGVAKRAIGVFSHRRDAEAAITELRDAGFPLSRVSIIAKHTNSHGIAGVDVDKNVGTGNKADEGVKAGAATGGVVGGLTGLLVGLGTLAIPGIGPVIAGGAAATALASTVAGGAIGAAAGGIVGGLVGLGIPEDKARVYSDRFQKGDYLVIIDGTEAEIRQAETILRRRGIEEFAIYDGTDLGEHRPGLDRVTHHDTGVVNSDRTNYSTGLHGDDPAVVIVDRRDETL; from the coding sequence ATGGTTGTAGGTGTACATAAACGTGGTGTAGGTGTATTTTCTCATCGTCGAGATGTTGAACATGCCCTACATGAATTAAAAAAAGTTGGTTTTGACATGAACAGAGTCTCTGTCATCACGCAGGATGGAGACAGAGATGATATTTCTGGGGCTGAAGTACGCGATCACGTCGGTGATAAATCTGACGAAGGCGCTAAAGTCGGAGCAGCTACAGGCGGCGCGTTGGGCGGATTGACTGGCTTATTAGTCGGTCTTGGTACTTTGGCAATTCCTGGACTCGGGCCAATTATGCTGGCTGGAGCCGCAGCAACAACATTAGCTACCACTCTCGCTGGCGCAGGTATTGGTGCAGTAGCTGGTAGTTTGCTTGGTGCATTAGTTGGTTTAGGAATTCCCGAAGAGCGGGCCAGAGTTTACGACGAACGCGTGAGACGGGGACACTATTTAGTCATCATAGATGGCACAGATACAGAAATCGCCAGAGCAGAAGCAATTCTCCATCAGGGTGGTGTCGAAGAGTTTGGCATTTATGACAACCCAGATGCTAGAAATACAAATGCTGATTATGTCGCTCCAACATCTAATGTGGCTCATAGTGGTGTAGCAAAACGCGCGATTGGAGTCTTTTCTCATCGTCGAGATGCAGAAGCAGCAATTACAGAATTACGAGATGCAGGTTTTCCCTTAAGTAGAGTTTCCATCATAGCCAAGCATACAAACAGTCATGGGATCGCTGGTGTAGATGTAGATAAAAATGTCGGCACAGGTAATAAAGCAGACGAAGGTGTAAAAGCAGGAGCAGCTACAGGCGGAGTTGTAGGCGGGTTGACTGGCTTATTAGTTGGTCTTGGAACTTTAGCAATTCCTGGAATTGGGCCTGTAATTGCAGGTGGTGCCGCAGCAACAGCTTTAGCATCAACAGTAGCTGGCGGTGCGATCGGTGCAGCAGCTGGCGGTATTGTTGGTGGACTCGTTGGCTTGGGAATTCCTGAAGACAAGGCGCGAGTATATAGCGATCGCTTCCAAAAAGGCGACTACTTAGTAATTATCGATGGTACCGAAGCTGAAATCCGCCAAGCTGAAACGATTCTCAGACGTAGAGGCATTGAAGAATTTGCTATCTATGATGGCACTGATTTAGGTGAACATCGCCCAGGTTTAGACCGCGTAACGCATCACGACACAGGAGTTGTGAATAGCGATCGCACCAATTACTCAACAGGTCTTCATGGAGATGATCCTGCTGTAGTCATTGTTGACCGTCGTGATGAAACACTTTAA
- a CDS encoding calcium-binding protein: MAVIPDISSLIPDVSNLIVNTPNNTIQANTGSRDRVINGGGGSDVLLGGSGSDTINGGGGNDVINAGSGNNIIDGGGGNDVINAGSGNDRIIGGNGNDVINSGSGNDTLFGGNGNDVLSGGSGNDRLIGDSGNDTLSGGSGTDILRGGSGNDVFDFSSVSASPAGSSRDVIVDFFGNGNLPGDRIDLSDIDASSNIDGNQAFTFIGSSAFTAARQVRYSGGILQANTGGNLSADFEIQLVGAPQLVASDINL, translated from the coding sequence ATGGCAGTCATTCCCGATATCTCTAGCCTTATTCCCGACGTCAGCAACCTTATCGTCAATACTCCTAACAACACTATCCAAGCCAACACCGGTAGTCGTGACAGAGTGATTAATGGCGGTGGTGGCAGTGATGTCCTTCTCGGTGGTAGTGGCAGCGATACTATTAACGGTGGTGGTGGCAACGATGTCATTAACGCCGGTAGTGGCAACAATATTATTGACGGTGGTGGTGGCAACGATGTCATTAACGCCGGTAGTGGCAATGATCGCATCATTGGCGGTAATGGGAACGATGTCATTAACAGTGGTAGCGGTAACGATACCCTTTTTGGCGGTAATGGTAACGATGTCCTTAGCGGTGGTAGCGGCAATGATCGTCTGATTGGCGATAGTGGCAACGATACCCTTAGCGGTGGTAGTGGGACTGATATTCTCAGGGGAGGATCAGGTAACGATGTTTTCGATTTCAGCTCAGTTTCAGCTAGTCCTGCTGGTTCTTCACGGGATGTTATCGTTGACTTTTTTGGAAACGGTAACTTGCCAGGTGACCGAATCGATCTATCTGACATCGACGCCAGCTCCAATATAGACGGCAACCAAGCCTTCACTTTCATTGGATCTAGCGCATTCACCGCAGCCCGTCAGGTGCGTTATTCAGGAGGTATTCTCCAAGCTAATACTGGTGGAAATCTATCGGCTGACTTTGAGATTCAGCTTGTAGGAGCACCACAACTAGTGGCAAGCGACATTAACCTTTAA
- the ilvD gene encoding dihydroxy-acid dehydratase has protein sequence MSENLRSQIVTQGVQRSPNRAMLRAVGFKDEDFNKAIVGIANGYSTITPCNMGINQLAQRAEAGIKSAGAMPQMFGTITISDGISMGTEGMKYSLVSREVIADSIETACTGQSMDGVLAIGGCDKNMPGAMLAIARMNIPAIFVYGGTIKPGHYNGRDLTVVSSFEAVGQYSAGKIDDKELLEVESRACPGAGSCGGMFTANTMSSAFEALGMSLPYSSTMAAEDAEKADSTEKSAFVLVEAIRKQILPRQIITRKSIENAISVIMAVGGSTNAVLHFLAIARAANVELTLDDFETIRARVPVLCDLKPSGKYVATDLHKAGGIPQVMKMLLVHDLLHGDSLTISGQTIAEILADIPEEPSANQNVIRTWNNPMYPQGHLAILRGNLATEGAVAKITGVKKPVITGPARVFESEEACLNAILAGKIQAGDILVIRYEGPKGGPGMREMLAPTSAIIGAGLGDAVGLITDGRFSGGTYGMVVGHVAPEAAVGGAIALVEEGDSITIDAPARLLQLNISEEELARRRANWQPPAPRYTKGVLAKYAKLVSSSSIGAVTDLDLF, from the coding sequence ATGTCGGAGAATTTAAGAAGCCAAATTGTGACGCAAGGGGTGCAGCGATCGCCAAATCGAGCTATGCTGCGGGCAGTTGGTTTTAAAGATGAAGATTTTAATAAAGCCATTGTGGGTATTGCCAATGGCTACAGTACGATCACTCCCTGTAACATGGGGATAAATCAACTGGCGCAAAGAGCAGAGGCTGGTATAAAGTCTGCCGGGGCAATGCCGCAAATGTTCGGCACGATTACCATTAGCGATGGGATTTCGATGGGAACTGAAGGGATGAAATATTCCCTAGTGTCGCGGGAAGTCATTGCCGATTCCATTGAAACCGCCTGTACTGGACAAAGTATGGATGGCGTACTAGCGATTGGCGGTTGTGATAAAAATATGCCAGGGGCAATGCTGGCGATCGCACGGATGAATATCCCTGCAATATTTGTTTATGGTGGCACAATTAAACCCGGTCACTACAACGGACGCGATTTAACTGTTGTTAGTTCTTTTGAAGCCGTTGGTCAATACAGTGCTGGAAAAATTGACGACAAAGAATTATTAGAAGTTGAAAGTCGGGCTTGTCCTGGCGCTGGTTCCTGTGGGGGAATGTTTACGGCTAACACCATGTCTTCAGCATTTGAAGCCCTGGGAATGAGTTTGCCCTATTCTTCGACAATGGCAGCCGAAGATGCCGAAAAAGCCGACAGTACCGAAAAATCAGCATTTGTGTTAGTCGAAGCTATCCGCAAACAAATCTTGCCCCGCCAAATTATCACCCGCAAATCTATAGAGAATGCTATCTCTGTGATTATGGCGGTGGGTGGTTCGACGAATGCAGTATTGCATTTCTTAGCGATCGCCCGCGCTGCTAATGTAGAGTTAACGCTGGATGACTTTGAAACTATCCGCGCCCGTGTTCCCGTTTTGTGTGATTTAAAACCAAGCGGTAAATATGTAGCTACAGATTTGCACAAAGCTGGTGGCATTCCGCAAGTAATGAAGATGCTACTTGTGCATGATTTATTACACGGTGATAGCCTCACCATCAGCGGTCAAACCATTGCAGAGATATTGGCAGATATACCAGAAGAGCCATCCGCCAATCAAAATGTGATTCGGACTTGGAATAACCCGATGTATCCTCAAGGACACTTAGCCATCCTCAGAGGTAACTTGGCAACAGAAGGGGCTGTAGCTAAAATTACTGGTGTTAAAAAACCAGTAATTACCGGCCCTGCACGGGTGTTTGAATCGGAAGAAGCCTGTTTAAATGCAATTTTGGCCGGTAAGATTCAAGCTGGTGATATTCTAGTCATCCGCTATGAAGGGCCTAAGGGTGGGCCTGGGATGCGAGAAATGTTGGCTCCCACCTCAGCAATTATCGGTGCTGGTTTAGGTGATGCTGTGGGATTAATTACCGACGGACGCTTTTCTGGCGGTACTTACGGCATGGTGGTTGGTCATGTTGCTCCAGAAGCAGCCGTTGGTGGTGCGATCGCTCTTGTAGAAGAAGGCGATAGTATTACTATTGATGCACCTGCTCGTTTATTGCAATTGAATATATCCGAAGAAGAATTGGCTCGTCGTCGTGCCAACTGGCAACCCCCCGCTCCGCGTTACACTAAAGGCGTGTTGGCGAAATATGCCAAATTGGTATCTTCTAGCAGTATTGGTGCTGTAACAGATTTGGACTTGTTTTAG
- a CDS encoding SDR family NAD(P)-dependent oxidoreductase, protein MSFIDEINPVNALIVGASQGIGLGFVKKLLEDDRIAKVYATSRQGESATDLIALAGEHSERLIYLKMDITDELQIIEAVQKISAQVDKLHLVVNCVGLLHEDNLQPEKSLRQINSENLLRYFQINSIGAVLLAKHLLPLLRHGERSVFATISAKLGSIGDNQLGGWYGYRASKAALNMFMRTAAIEYKRSSPKALIVTLHPGTTDTRLSRPFQGNVPAEKLFSVERTVTQLLTVIEQLQEGDSGQFFSWDGSKLPW, encoded by the coding sequence ATGTCTTTTATCGATGAAATTAATCCTGTTAACGCATTGATTGTGGGAGCCAGCCAAGGTATTGGTTTGGGTTTTGTAAAAAAATTGCTAGAAGATGACAGAATAGCCAAAGTTTATGCAACTTCTCGTCAAGGGGAATCAGCCACCGATTTAATAGCTCTTGCAGGCGAACATTCTGAGCGATTAATTTATCTAAAGATGGATATTACTGACGAGTTGCAGATTATTGAAGCCGTTCAAAAAATAAGTGCCCAAGTTGACAAACTGCATTTGGTAGTCAACTGTGTAGGATTGCTGCATGAGGATAATTTACAACCTGAAAAAAGCTTAAGACAGATCAATTCAGAAAATTTGCTGCGCTACTTTCAAATAAATAGTATTGGTGCTGTCTTGCTGGCTAAACATCTATTGCCTTTGTTGCGTCATGGAGAACGCAGCGTCTTTGCCACTATTTCTGCTAAATTGGGCAGTATTGGCGATAACCAACTTGGTGGATGGTATGGCTATCGCGCTTCTAAAGCAGCGCTAAATATGTTCATGCGAACTGCGGCAATTGAGTATAAAAGAAGTTCTCCTAAAGCATTAATAGTGACATTACATCCTGGTACAACTGATACACGCCTTTCCCGTCCGTTCCAGGGAAATGTACCTGCGGAAAAATTATTCTCAGTGGAACGCACTGTTACCCAATTACTGACTGTCATAGAACAGCTTCAAGAAGGCGATAGTGGACAGTTTTTCTCATGGGATGGGAGCAAATTACCTTGGTAA
- a CDS encoding GNAT family N-acetyltransferase yields the protein MYISIRQATIQDTVIVSDVLLEAALWLQERGIPLWGDSEVSPESISEDVTNGLFFIAEWAGEPAGTIKFQLEDLLFWPDISQEESAFLHRLAIRRHYSGGKVSSALLAWAVEHAQTFGKGYLRLDCDASRPRLRAVYEDFGFRHHSNRQVGAYFVSRYEYEIPPQMT from the coding sequence ATGTACATCTCAATTCGCCAAGCAACCATACAAGATACGGTGATAGTCTCGGATGTATTGTTAGAAGCAGCTTTGTGGCTCCAAGAGCGTGGTATACCTCTGTGGGGTGATAGCGAAGTTTCGCCAGAAAGTATCTCGGAAGATGTTACTAACGGCTTGTTTTTTATTGCTGAATGGGCGGGTGAACCAGCTGGTACAATCAAGTTTCAGCTTGAGGATTTACTTTTCTGGCCCGACATTTCTCAGGAGGAGTCAGCATTTCTACATCGTCTTGCTATTCGGCGACATTACTCTGGTGGTAAAGTCTCTTCGGCACTGCTGGCTTGGGCTGTTGAACACGCACAAACATTTGGTAAAGGTTATTTACGTCTAGATTGTGATGCTTCGCGTCCACGCTTGAGAGCAGTATATGAAGATTTTGGTTTCCGTCATCACAGCAACAGACAAGTTGGTGCTTATTTTGTCTCTCGCTACGAATATGAAATACCTCCACAAATGACCTAA